The following coding sequences lie in one Seriola aureovittata isolate HTS-2021-v1 ecotype China chromosome 5, ASM2101889v1, whole genome shotgun sequence genomic window:
- the dimt1l gene encoding probable dimethyladenosine transferase gives MPKVKAEKKSRQHQEVKNQGIMFNTGIGQHILKNPLVVNGIIEKAALRPTDVVLEVGPGTGNMTVKLLEKAKKVVACELDCRLVAELQKRVQCTPMQTKLQILVGDVLKTDLPFFDVCVANLPYQISSPFVFKLLLHRPFFRCAVLMFQREFAMRLVAQPGDKLYCRLSINTQLLARVDHLMKVGKNNFRPPPKVESSVVRIEPKNPPPPVNFQEWDGLVRIAFVRKNKTLNAAFKSTAVEQLLEKNYRIHCSVHNVEVPADFSISKKIESVLQEADFSEKRARSMDIDDFMVLLHAFNSAGIHFS, from the exons ATGCCGAAGGTTAAGGCCGAGAAGAAGAGCAGGCAGCACCAAGAGGTGAAAAACCAAG GGATCATGTTCAACACTGGCATCGGCCAGCACATCCTGAAGAACCCTTTGGTTGTCAATGGTATCATTGAAAAG GCTGCTCTGAGGCCGACAGATGTGGTTCTGGAGGTGGGACCTGGTACCGGTAATATGACGGTTAAACTGCTGGAAAAGGCAAAGAAG GTGGTGGCCTGTGAGTTGGACTGCAGATTGGTAGCTGAACTTCAGAAAAGAGTACAGTGCAC CCCCATGCAGACCAAACTTCAAATATTAGTTGGAGATGTATTAAAAACAGATCTACCTTTCTTTGATGTCTGTGTGGCTAATTTACCTTACCAG ATTTCATCACCGTTTGTCTTCAAGCTCCTGCTGCATCGACCTTTCTTCag GTGTGCCGTGTTGATGTTCCAGAGAGAGTTTGCTATGCGACTGGTCGCTCAACCTGGAGACAAGCTGTACTGCAGACTGTCCATCAACACACAGCTTCTGGCTCGTGTAGACCACCTCATGAAG GTAGGGAAGAATAATTTCCGTCCTCCTCCAAAAGTGGAGTCAAGTGTTGTCAGGATAGAACCGAAAAATCCTCCCCCTCCCGTTAACTTTCAG GAGTGGGACGGCCTGGTCAGAATAGCCTTCgtaaggaaaaacaaaaccctcaATGCAGCTTTCAA GTCGACTGCGGTGGAACAGCTGCTGGAAAAGAACTACAGAATTCACTGTTCTGTACATAATGTG GAAGTCCCAGCAGACTTCAGCATCAGCAAGAAGATTGAGAGCGTTTTACAGGAGGCTGATTTCAGTGAGAAAAGAGCCAGGTCCATGGACATCGATGACTTCATGGT ACTGCTGCATGCGTTCAATTCTGCAGGGATCCACTTTTCCTAA
- the cenph gene encoding centromere protein H isoform X2: MEAVALNDGPAPDGSSGQRDTPPADMLRIRQQMSNQCFEMAVQLNAGKSKRSCSTSEAERDLPDYVSELETVKTNHFNSTLTLHRMQMWHAIGENLKQNDAQADELKAVSDHCMSLCSRIKQLQKESRALQDEISEIQKKRLEMKRLTHEKMKEMEEFMSKKEHPDTEKYKAVLEKGQANLEKYKKMTIMTQNVLRGILLACKVNWLDDPKLRDIVMTLEEFPISD; encoded by the exons ATGGAGGCTGTGGCACTGAATGACGGCCCTGCTCCCGACGGCTCCTCCGGACAGAGGGATACCCCGCCTGCAGACATGCTGAG AATAAGACAGCAGATGTCCAACCAGTGCTTTGAGATGGCAGTACAGCTCAATGCAG GAAAAAGTAAGAGGTCGTGCAGCACATCTGAAGCTGAGAGAGACTT ACCAGATTATGTCAGTGAACTGGAAACTGTCAAGACAAATCATTTTAACAGCACATTGACACTACACAG AATGCAGATGTGGCATGCTATTGGAGAAAACCTGAAACAAAATGATGCACAGGCTGA tGAACTGAAAGCTGTGAGCGATCACTGCATGAGTCTTTGTTCACGTATAAAACAACTTCAGAAG GAGTCTAGAGCTCTTCAAGATGAAATTTCAGAAATACAGAAGAAGAGGCTTG AGATGAAACGGCTCAcacatgagaaaatgaaagagatgGAAGAGTTTATGTCCAAGAAAGAGCATCCAGATACAGAGAAGTACAAAGCAGTGTTGGAGAAAGGCCAAGCCAACCtggagaaatataaaaagatgaCCATCATGACACAGAACGTCCTCAGG GGTATCCTCTTGGCCTGTAAAGTCAACTGGCTGGATGATCCCAAACTTCGAGACATTGTCATGACACTGGAGGAGTTTCCTATCTCTGACTAG
- the cenph gene encoding centromere protein H isoform X1 — MDPSNSEVHLNHRMEAVALNDGPAPDGSSGQRDTPPADMLRIRQQMSNQCFEMAVQLNAGKSKRSCSTSEAERDLPDYVSELETVKTNHFNSTLTLHRMQMWHAIGENLKQNDAQADELKAVSDHCMSLCSRIKQLQKESRALQDEISEIQKKRLEMKRLTHEKMKEMEEFMSKKEHPDTEKYKAVLEKGQANLEKYKKMTIMTQNVLRGILLACKVNWLDDPKLRDIVMTLEEFPISD, encoded by the exons ATGGACCCATCTAACAGTGAGGTGCACCTCAACCACAGGATGGAGGCTGTGGCACTGAATGACGGCCCTGCTCCCGACGGCTCCTCCGGACAGAGGGATACCCCGCCTGCAGACATGCTGAG AATAAGACAGCAGATGTCCAACCAGTGCTTTGAGATGGCAGTACAGCTCAATGCAG GAAAAAGTAAGAGGTCGTGCAGCACATCTGAAGCTGAGAGAGACTT ACCAGATTATGTCAGTGAACTGGAAACTGTCAAGACAAATCATTTTAACAGCACATTGACACTACACAG AATGCAGATGTGGCATGCTATTGGAGAAAACCTGAAACAAAATGATGCACAGGCTGA tGAACTGAAAGCTGTGAGCGATCACTGCATGAGTCTTTGTTCACGTATAAAACAACTTCAGAAG GAGTCTAGAGCTCTTCAAGATGAAATTTCAGAAATACAGAAGAAGAGGCTTG AGATGAAACGGCTCAcacatgagaaaatgaaagagatgGAAGAGTTTATGTCCAAGAAAGAGCATCCAGATACAGAGAAGTACAAAGCAGTGTTGGAGAAAGGCCAAGCCAACCtggagaaatataaaaagatgaCCATCATGACACAGAACGTCCTCAGG GGTATCCTCTTGGCCTGTAAAGTCAACTGGCTGGATGATCCCAAACTTCGAGACATTGTCATGACACTGGAGGAGTTTCCTATCTCTGACTAG
- the LOC130169090 gene encoding betaine--homocysteine S-methyltransferase 1-like, with product MENKKSKGILERLNAGEVVVGDGGYVLQLERRGYVKAGHWTPEAAVEHPEAVRQLHREFLRAGANVLQTFTFYCSEDKLEISGNVTNVTGAQINEAACDLAREVANEGDALVAGCVSKTPCYVKSRSEAEVKAIFKKQMDDFLKKDIDFFIVEFVDHVEEAVWAVEVMKSSGKPVGATLCISPQGDMQGVPPGECAVRLVRAGADIVGVNCHLDPLTCVRTVKLMKEGLEKAGLRAHLMIQPLGFHTPECNFGGYTSLPEYPFALETRVITRWDVHKYVREAYNAGIRYIGGCCGFEPYHIRAIAEELSAERGSLPPASEKHGLWGAGLEMHTKPWVRARAHRDYWENLLPATGRPKCPSMATPADDYEKQLKSNIPS from the exons ATGGAGAACAAGAAGAGTAAG GGTATCTTGGAGCGTTTGAATGCTGGGGAGGTGGTTGTAGGAGATGGAGGTTACGTGCTGCAGCTAGAGCGACGTGGCTATGTGAAGGCAGGACACTGGACCCCTGAGGCTGCTGTTGAGCACCCTGAAGCTG TTCGGCAGCTACACAGGGAGTTTCTGAGAGCAGGAGCAAATGTGCTTCAGACGTTCACTTTCTACTGCAGTGAGGATAAGCTGGAGATCAGTGGCAATGTCACCAACGTAACT GGAGCTCAGATCAATGAGGCAGCCTGTGACCTGGCCAGGGAGGTAGCCAATGAGGGTGATGCACTAGTCGCTGGGTGCGTGTCTAAGACTCCCTGTTATGTGAAGAGTCGCAGTGAGGCCGAGGTCAAGGCCATCTTTAAGAAACAAATGGATGACTTCCTTAAAAAGGACATTGATTTCTTTATAGTAGAG TTTGTCGATCATGTAGAAGAGGCAGTGTGGGCAGTGGAGGTGATGAAGAGCAGCGGCAAACCAGTGGGTGCAACACTGTGCATCTCCCCTCAAGGAGACATGCAGGGAGTCCCACCTGGAGAGTGCGCTGTCAGGCTGGTCAGAGCCG GAGCTGACATTGTTGGAGTGAACTGCCACCTCGACCCTCTGACGTGCGTTCGTACAGTGAAGCTGATGAAAGAGGGATTAGAGAAAGCTGGTCTCAGAGCCCATCTCATGATCCAGCCACTGGGCTTTCACACACCTGAGTGCAACTTCGGTGGATACACCAGCCTCCCTGAGTACCCCTTCG CACTGGAGACCAGAGTAATCACCCGCTGGGACGTTCATAAATACGTCAGAGAGGCCTACAATGCAGGAATCCGGTACATCGGTGGCTGCTGTGGATTCGAGCCCTACCATATTAGAGCTATAGCAGAAGAgctgtctgcagagagaggatCACTCCCTCCAGCTTCAGAGAAGCACGGACTCTGGGGAGCTGGGTTGGAGATGCACACTAAACCCTGGGTCAGAGCCAG GGCTCATCGGGACTACTGGGAAAACCTCTTGCCTGCTACTGGACGTCCCAAATGCCCCTCCATGGCCACACCAGCCGACGACTACGAGAAGCAGCTCAAGTCCAACATACCATCATAA